A window of Kribbella voronezhensis genomic DNA:
GCTGCGCGGCCGCGGGATGTCGATCTCGACGATCTCGCGCAGCCGGCCCGGCCGCGGACTCAGCACGACCACCCGGTCCGCGAGCAGAACGGCTTCCTCGATCGAGTGGGTGACGAACACGATCGTCGTCGCCAGTTCCATCTGGATCCGCTGCAGTTCCTCGGACAGTTCCGTCCTGGTCAGCGCGTCGAGCGCCGAGAACGGCTCGTCCATCAGCATCACCTTGGGGTCACGGATCAGCGAGCGGCACAACGACACCCGCTGCTGCATCCCCCCGGACAGTTCGTGCGGGAGCCGGCGCTCGAACCCGGTCAGCCCGACCAGCTCGAGCAATTCGTGCGCCCGCTCGCGGTACGCCGCCTTGTCCTTGCTCTTGTCTTTCCCACCGGAGATCTCGACCGGCAGCAAGACGTTCGACAGTACCGAGCGCCAGGGCAGCAGGGCGGGTCGCTGGAACATGAACGAGACGTCCCGGCGCGGCCCGGTGACCGGTTCGCCGGCCACCTCGATCGCGCCGTACGTCGGCGGCAGTAGTCCCGCGATCAGCCGGAGCAGGGTGGACTTGCCACACCCGGACCGGCCGATCAACGTGACGAACTCGTTCTCCTGGACGTGCAGGTCGATCCCGTCGACGGCCTGGATGCTGCCGCCACGGCCCTCGAAGACCTGTCCTACGCCGTCCAGCCGGATCATGTCAGCCCTTCGGTGCCAGATCGCGGTCGACCACCTCGGCCGGGTTCAGTGAACCGGCCGGCTTGATCTCCCCCGCGTTTTCCAGGGCCTTGATGATCCTCTCCACCCGCTCGCCGTCGGCCTCGCCGAGCTCACCGGTGAAGCCGTCCGGCTTGACGTAGGGCTTCATCAGGTTGAGCTCCGCGACGGAGCCGTCGACCGTGCGCTTGGGGTCGTACTTCTGCAGGATCTTCGCCGCA
This region includes:
- a CDS encoding ABC transporter ATP-binding protein, which produces MIRLDGVGQVFEGRGGSIQAVDGIDLHVQENEFVTLIGRSGCGKSTLLRLIAGLLPPTYGAIEVAGEPVTGPRRDVSFMFQRPALLPWRSVLSNVLLPVEISGGKDKSKDKAAYRERAHELLELVGLTGFERRLPHELSGGMQQRVSLCRSLIRDPKVMLMDEPFSALDALTRTELSEELQRIQMELATTIVFVTHSIEEAVLLADRVVVLSPRPGRLREIVEIDIPRPRSLGQNAHLTEVAQISGRLHGLLSEKSPLPEQEQDSLSEGRR